The Sorangiineae bacterium MSr11954 DNA segment CGCGCGCGAAATGCCGAGGGACTCGAGGAGCAGCTTGGTGTTGTTCGCCAGCCCGTGAAAGCTGTAGGCGATCACGGGTCGGGACGACTTTCCGAATCCGATTTGGTCCGGAACGATCACACGGTAGCCGCCCTCGCGGAGCGACTCGATGACCCGGCGAAAGTAATAGCCGCCGAAGTTCTTCCCGTGGAGCAGCACCACGCTCTTTCCGTTCGGCGCCGCCGTGGGGGGCACGTCGAGGTAGGCCATCGTCACCTGCTGCCCCTCGAGCTCCAGGGGAAAGCGCTTGACCGGAAAGCCGTAGTCGATCCCATCGTCCGCCGGCTCGGCCGCGTTGACGGACGCCACGCCCGCGCGCGGCGAGGCGTCGCTCCTGGTTGCGCCCGGCGACGACGGCGAAGATGAAGATGAAGATGAAGACGCGGACGCAGACGAGAGCGCCGGAGTCGGTGCAGGGGATGCGGCGCAGGCGGTGAGCCATGCAGCGCTGGCGAGGGTGAGCGCCATCGTGAGAACGCCTTTGGGAGAGAGGGCCATCGTCGTCATGGGTCGACCTTTCCGGCGAGCGCGCGCAGCGCCTCGCCCTCGATGCGCACGTTCTTCCATTCGTGGAGGATACGCGCACCGAGCCGCTCGTAAAAGCCGATGGCGTCGACATTCCAGTCGAGCACCTCCCACTGAAAGCGGGTGCACGCGTGGCTCAACGCTTCCCGCGCGAGGTGCTCGAGCAGAACGCGCCCCAAGCCGAGCCCGCGAAATTCGGGACGCACGAAGAGATCCTCCAGGTACAGCGCGGGGCGGCCCTCCCACGT contains these protein-coding regions:
- a CDS encoding GNAT family N-acetyltransferase is translated as MPDPSITVRRAVASDAPLILSFVKELATYEREPHAVVAKASDFLRDGFGEHPLFHVLIVEVPSGGAIEPAGFALYFLQYSTWEGRPALYLEDLFVRPEFRGLGLGRVLLEHLAREALSHACTRFQWEVLDWNVDAIGFYERLGARILHEWKNVRIEGEALRALAGKVDP